The Vibrio agarivorans genome window below encodes:
- a CDS encoding GH36-type glycosyl hydrolase domain-containing protein, translating to MKFGYFDDSNKEYVATTPCTPIKWCNYVGTLNFGGLVDSNGGVLLCKGDPALNRITKYIAQLPNSDFKGSTVYLKVKDSSGKEEVFSPFFTPTLKPLDKFENHTGLSYTTIVSEAFGVRCEVTFFVPSDDEVLIEDIKVTNISDGELHVDVVPVFEFTHFDALKQLLNADWVPQTMTLKAHQHGEHTVLEQYAFMKRDYAVNLVTADRPATSFEGDRAKFLGEFGYGSWAAPQALNNEELGNSECLRGDNIGALNLRLGWLSPQQTERTVVQLTQQDSVEAAKPLLEKYRNHDAVDQAFANLNTFWDNYLATVQVETPDPAMNSMLNVHNPRQCHTTKNWSRYLSLYQLGFGARGIGFRDSSQDTLGVITHMPEEAREFIERLLSVQNTNGSAMHQFFPSTMEANAGDSREEEDRPDYYGDDHLWIIYAVTQYVKETGNADFLNKVIPYYQKDKQGNPVEEGTVWDHLCRSIEFTQNNKGAHGLPLLGFADWNDTVNLPTGAESMMVASMFGKALNDMLDLCKLREDEALAEQFRGYYAQMQQTMNECGWDGEWYVRYFDEQGAPIGSHKNVQGQIYTNGQSWPVISGFATPERATQALDSVYNKLNTANGIKLSTPGYNGFDPQLGGVSTYPPGAKENGGIFLHSNPWVMIAEAIMGNGDRAYEYYRQINPASKNDSIDNFESEPYCYPQNILGDEHEQFGLGRNAWLSGTSSWTYVAGTQWILGVRPDVDGLIVDPCIPADWPEFKVRRQFRGAVYHIHVRNPNKVSKGVVEMRVNGDTIEGNKAPVFNSGEHHIEVTLG from the coding sequence ATGAAATTCGGATATTTTGACGATAGCAACAAAGAATATGTAGCGACTACGCCATGTACACCCATCAAATGGTGTAACTATGTTGGCACACTAAACTTTGGTGGCTTAGTGGATAGCAACGGTGGTGTTTTGCTGTGTAAAGGCGACCCTGCACTCAACCGCATCACTAAGTACATTGCGCAGCTACCAAACTCTGACTTTAAAGGCTCAACGGTCTACCTAAAAGTAAAAGACAGCTCTGGCAAAGAAGAGGTCTTCTCGCCATTCTTTACTCCTACTTTGAAGCCACTAGACAAGTTTGAAAACCACACGGGTCTTTCATACACCACCATCGTTTCAGAAGCGTTCGGTGTACGTTGTGAAGTGACTTTCTTTGTCCCAAGTGATGATGAAGTTCTGATTGAAGACATTAAAGTTACCAACATCTCTGACGGCGAACTGCATGTCGATGTGGTGCCTGTGTTTGAATTCACCCACTTTGATGCCCTTAAGCAACTGCTAAATGCTGACTGGGTTCCTCAAACCATGACACTTAAAGCCCACCAGCACGGCGAACACACTGTACTTGAGCAGTACGCCTTCATGAAACGTGATTACGCGGTAAACCTAGTGACAGCCGATCGCCCTGCGACCTCATTTGAAGGCGACCGTGCGAAATTCCTTGGTGAGTTTGGCTACGGCAGTTGGGCAGCGCCACAAGCACTGAACAATGAAGAGCTAGGCAACAGCGAATGTCTGCGCGGCGACAACATTGGCGCGCTAAACTTACGTCTAGGCTGGCTGTCTCCTCAACAAACTGAGCGCACGGTTGTTCAACTGACACAGCAAGACAGCGTTGAAGCAGCAAAACCTTTACTTGAAAAATACCGCAACCATGATGCCGTTGACCAAGCGTTCGCCAACCTGAACACGTTCTGGGACAACTACCTAGCAACGGTACAAGTGGAAACGCCAGATCCAGCAATGAACTCGATGCTCAACGTGCACAACCCACGTCAGTGTCATACAACTAAAAACTGGTCTCGTTACCTATCGCTGTACCAGTTAGGCTTTGGTGCGCGTGGTATCGGCTTCCGTGATTCATCACAAGACACACTTGGCGTGATCACTCACATGCCAGAAGAAGCACGTGAATTCATTGAGCGCCTGCTATCGGTGCAAAACACCAATGGTTCAGCAATGCACCAGTTCTTCCCATCGACAATGGAAGCTAACGCGGGTGACTCACGTGAAGAAGAAGACCGCCCTGACTACTATGGCGATGACCACCTCTGGATCATCTATGCCGTCACTCAATATGTGAAAGAGACAGGCAACGCAGACTTCCTAAACAAAGTGATTCCTTACTACCAAAAAGACAAGCAAGGCAATCCAGTTGAAGAAGGAACGGTATGGGATCACCTATGTCGTTCAATCGAATTCACACAAAACAACAAAGGTGCACACGGCCTACCTCTACTTGGTTTTGCTGACTGGAATGACACGGTAAACCTCCCAACAGGCGCAGAGTCAATGATGGTAGCTAGCATGTTCGGTAAAGCGCTTAATGACATGCTTGACCTATGCAAACTGCGTGAAGATGAAGCACTCGCAGAGCAGTTCCGTGGCTACTACGCACAGATGCAGCAAACGATGAATGAGTGCGGCTGGGACGGCGAATGGTATGTACGCTACTTCGATGAGCAAGGTGCTCCGATTGGCTCACACAAAAACGTACAAGGTCAGATCTACACTAACGGCCAAAGCTGGCCAGTGATCTCTGGCTTCGCCACACCTGAGCGTGCAACTCAAGCGCTAGATTCTGTTTACAACAAGCTAAATACTGCTAATGGCATCAAGCTATCCACACCAGGATACAACGGCTTCGATCCACAGCTTGGCGGCGTATCAACTTACCCACCAGGTGCGAAAGAGAATGGCGGTATCTTCTTGCACTCAAACCCATGGGTGATGATTGCTGAAGCGATCATGGGTAATGGCGACCGTGCTTACGAGTACTACCGCCAGATTAACCCTGCCTCAAAGAACGATAGTATCGATAACTTTGAATCAGAGCCGTACTGCTACCCACAAAATATCTTAGGTGACGAGCACGAGCAATTTGGCCTTGGTCGTAACGCTTGGTTATCAGGTACATCATCTTGGACTTACGTCGCGGGGACTCAATGGATCCTTGGTGTACGTCCTGATGTTGACGGTCTCATTGTTGACCCATGTATCCCTGCTGACTGGCCGGAGTTCAAAGTACGCCGTCAGTTCCGCGGCGCGGTCTACCACATCCATGTGCGTAACCCAAACAAGGTGAGCAAAGGCGTGGTTGAGATGCGTGTCAACGGCGATACCATCGAAGGCAATAAAGCACCTGTGTTTAACAGTGGTGAGCACCACATTGAAGTCACACTAGGTTAA
- a CDS encoding GH1 family beta-glucosidase, giving the protein MNKYQLPQDSKLRSPEFVFGVATSSYQIEGGVMEGGRTPSIWDTFCKKPGAVDNGDNGDVACDHYHLWKQDIEMIQGLGVDAYRLSIAWPRILPRDGEVNPEGLAFYEQIIDECHARGLKVFVTLYHWDLPQYLEDKGGWLNRETAYKFAEYAEVVSRHFGDKIDVYTTLNEPFVSAFLGYRWGEHAPGIKGEREGFLASHHLMLGHGLAMPVLRKNAPKSKHGVVFNASPGYALTPADQAAADYADAENYQWFIDPVLKGEYPALVLDKRADVLPMILEGDLDIISAPVDYIGINYYSRNLVHFNEQGDVQKVIPEGAECTYIGWEIYPQGLRDLMVRLNERYDNLPPIYITENGAAGNDELTQNKVNDEQRVRYFQSHLEALDEAVKAGVRIDGYFAWSLMDNFEWAFGYCQRFGIVHVNYNTQQRTLKQSAIAYRNMLLERAEEHNNG; this is encoded by the coding sequence ATGAACAAATATCAACTACCACAAGACTCTAAACTGCGTTCACCTGAATTCGTGTTCGGTGTTGCGACCTCTTCCTATCAAATCGAGGGGGGAGTGATGGAGGGAGGTCGCACTCCATCAATCTGGGATACATTCTGTAAGAAACCTGGTGCGGTCGATAATGGTGACAATGGTGATGTCGCTTGCGATCACTACCACCTATGGAAGCAAGACATTGAGATGATTCAAGGGCTCGGTGTCGATGCTTACCGCTTATCAATCGCATGGCCACGTATCTTGCCACGCGATGGTGAAGTTAACCCTGAAGGCTTGGCCTTTTATGAGCAGATCATCGATGAATGTCATGCTCGTGGCCTAAAAGTTTTCGTGACGCTTTACCACTGGGATCTTCCTCAATACTTAGAAGACAAAGGCGGCTGGCTAAACCGCGAGACTGCTTACAAATTTGCAGAATATGCAGAGGTTGTGAGCCGTCACTTTGGCGACAAGATTGATGTTTACACCACATTAAACGAACCATTTGTGTCCGCTTTCCTCGGCTACCGCTGGGGTGAGCATGCGCCAGGCATTAAGGGTGAAAGAGAAGGCTTTTTGGCCTCTCATCACTTGATGCTTGGGCACGGCCTTGCGATGCCAGTGCTACGTAAAAACGCACCAAAGTCTAAGCATGGTGTGGTTTTCAATGCCTCTCCAGGCTACGCACTGACACCAGCAGACCAAGCGGCTGCTGACTATGCCGACGCAGAAAACTATCAGTGGTTTATCGACCCGGTTTTGAAAGGTGAATACCCAGCACTGGTGCTCGATAAGCGTGCCGATGTATTGCCGATGATTCTTGAGGGTGACCTCGACATTATCAGCGCACCTGTTGATTACATCGGGATCAACTACTACTCGCGTAACTTAGTTCATTTCAATGAACAGGGAGATGTGCAGAAGGTGATTCCTGAAGGTGCTGAGTGTACCTACATCGGCTGGGAAATTTATCCGCAAGGTCTACGTGACCTGATGGTTCGACTCAATGAGCGTTACGACAACCTGCCACCAATCTACATCACTGAAAATGGCGCAGCGGGTAACGACGAACTCACACAAAACAAAGTTAATGATGAACAGCGTGTTCGTTACTTCCAGAGCCACCTAGAAGCCCTAGACGAAGCAGTAAAAGCTGGCGTTCGCATCGATGGCTACTTCGCATGGAGCTTAATGGATAACTTCGAATGGGCCTTTGGTTACTGCCAACGCTTTGGCATTGTCCACGTCAATTACAACACGCAACAAAGAACACTTAAACAGAGCGCTATCGCTTACCGCAATATGCTTTTAGAGCGCGCTGAGGAGCACAATAATGGCTAA
- a CDS encoding carbohydrate ABC transporter permease — MSIQALKPSDRTIEIATKILLIALAAVLIVSAIITVFPFFWSALLSTRDRSEIFGTGISLAMGDSLSYNYQRLLEIMPFWQAMFNSIYVAFLGTTVSLLFCSMGGYAFAVYKFKGKSILFGMLVGSMMIPPVLSLIPYFMIVKFLGLMDNHLAVWLPFTTTPFGIFLMRQHVVASIPKELLEAAKLDGAGEFRTYWSVVLPLMKPALATLAIVQFVFFWNMFMQPLVVLTTPENYVITQALRSVQGIPNTPWGAVMLGTTISILPLVTAYLFASRQMISGLTSGAVKG; from the coding sequence ATGTCAATTCAAGCACTAAAACCAAGCGATCGTACGATTGAGATCGCGACTAAGATTCTCCTCATTGCACTGGCAGCAGTTCTGATTGTTTCTGCGATCATTACGGTATTCCCGTTCTTCTGGTCTGCGCTACTTTCAACACGTGACCGCAGTGAGATCTTCGGCACTGGCATTAGTTTGGCGATGGGTGACAGCCTGTCATATAACTACCAGCGCCTACTTGAAATCATGCCATTCTGGCAAGCCATGTTTAACTCAATCTATGTGGCTTTCCTTGGCACTACCGTTTCACTACTGTTCTGTAGTATGGGTGGCTATGCGTTCGCTGTGTACAAGTTTAAGGGCAAGAGCATCCTGTTCGGCATGCTAGTGGGTTCAATGATGATCCCGCCAGTACTGAGCTTGATTCCTTACTTCATGATCGTGAAATTCTTGGGGCTAATGGATAACCATCTTGCCGTGTGGCTACCATTCACCACAACGCCATTTGGTATTTTCTTGATGCGTCAGCACGTGGTTGCTTCTATTCCTAAAGAACTTTTAGAAGCGGCAAAACTCGATGGCGCGGGTGAGTTCCGTACGTACTGGAGCGTAGTGCTACCACTGATGAAACCAGCACTAGCAACACTCGCTATCGTACAGTTCGTCTTCTTCTGGAACATGTTCATGCAGCCACTGGTTGTACTGACAACGCCTGAAAACTACGTTATCACTCAGGCACTACGAAGTGTGCAAGGTATCCCTAACACGCCTTGGGGCGCAGTAATGCTAGGTACAACCATCTCGATTCTGCCTCTGGTGACAGCTTATCTATTTGCTTCTCGTCAGATGATTAGCGGTCTTACTTCTGGTGCGGTTAAGGGTTAA
- a CDS encoding carbohydrate ABC transporter permease, whose translation MNQAASKVLDSDGRTSLFSWLNLKALTPYGFLLPFLVIFSVFGIFPLLFSVFLSFHEWNPVEGLGAMEYVGFENYHLALTDPWLWRSLKNTFWLAITSGVAQHLVALPVAYILVSLGDRLRHWLTSAYFLPFITSTVAASLIFFNMYSPNSGIINQSLMALADSSLFGWAFSWVNDYQPIRWLEDSTMIKPSIAFMVFWKYTGFNIVLYTTGLMTIPKEILEAARMDGANAVRRFFSISLPMIRPFVFFAITMTIIGNLQLFEEPFVLTRGTGGTGQAGLTISMYLYKVGWEWLEMGTASAISWLLFALIATCTSIQFFFFGKKGLGEQ comes from the coding sequence ATGAATCAAGCTGCAAGCAAGGTTTTAGACTCTGATGGGCGCACAAGCCTTTTTTCTTGGCTAAATTTGAAAGCGCTTACACCATACGGGTTCCTATTGCCGTTTTTGGTCATTTTTTCAGTATTTGGAATCTTTCCACTGCTGTTTTCTGTTTTTCTTTCATTTCACGAGTGGAACCCTGTCGAGGGTTTAGGTGCGATGGAGTATGTTGGGTTTGAGAACTACCATCTCGCTTTAACAGACCCGTGGCTATGGCGCTCGCTGAAAAACACATTTTGGTTAGCAATCACTTCTGGTGTTGCACAACACTTGGTGGCTCTACCAGTCGCTTACATCCTCGTTTCGCTGGGTGACCGTCTACGTCACTGGCTAACATCGGCATACTTTCTACCGTTCATTACTTCAACGGTAGCGGCGTCACTTATCTTCTTCAACATGTACTCACCTAACTCAGGCATCATCAACCAATCTTTGATGGCGCTGGCTGACAGCTCACTCTTTGGCTGGGCATTTAGCTGGGTAAATGATTACCAACCGATTCGTTGGCTAGAAGATTCCACCATGATCAAACCTTCTATCGCTTTCATGGTGTTCTGGAAATACACCGGTTTTAACATCGTTCTTTACACCACAGGTCTAATGACGATTCCTAAAGAGATCCTAGAAGCTGCTCGCATGGATGGCGCTAACGCTGTTCGCCGCTTCTTCAGCATCTCTCTACCAATGATTCGCCCATTCGTCTTCTTTGCAATCACAATGACCATCATTGGTAACCTTCAGTTATTCGAAGAACCGTTCGTACTGACTCGCGGTACTGGTGGTACGGGTCAAGCAGGTCTAACTATCTCTATGTACCTCTACAAAGTGGGTTGGGAATGGCTAGAAATGGGTACAGCATCAGCAATCTCTTGGCTGCTATTTGCTCTGATTGCGACATGTACTTCAATCCAATTCTTCTTCTTTGGTAAGAAAGGTCTAGGGGAGCAATAA
- a CDS encoding extracellular solute-binding protein, which translates to MKLKTLSLSVAMGFGLATAVNAADAQIRFDGFPDFDSSLKVLLPEFEKETGIKVDYLMNNHGDHHTKLTTNLATGSGAGDVIVVDVEKIGPFVASGGLVNLSEKYGADKYAESFAPYAWEQGKGGDGDVYGMPVDLGPGVMYYRTDIFEKAGIKLEDAIKDWDSYIAAGKTLKEQNVQLIASAADVAQAIIFTTVPEGEGLYFDKDGNPVVTSERFVHAFTVAKEIRDSGLDARITAWSNEWYEGFRNGTFATQLSGAWLLGHLNNWIAPDTAGSWGVSHLPDGIYGSWGGSFLSIPTQSANPDEAWKLIEYMTTKRDVQLKHFETIAAFPANVTTYDDPMFEEGIEFLGGQQARLLFADVAKNIKPVAPAKGDHVARSIILENALMEVLDEGKDIKAALADAERLIKRRTRNL; encoded by the coding sequence ATGAAACTAAAGACTTTATCGCTGTCTGTCGCAATGGGCTTCGGGTTAGCAACAGCCGTTAACGCTGCTGATGCGCAAATTCGTTTTGATGGCTTCCCTGACTTCGATAGTAGCTTGAAGGTTCTACTACCTGAGTTTGAAAAGGAAACGGGCATCAAGGTTGATTACCTAATGAACAACCACGGTGACCACCACACAAAACTAACCACAAACCTTGCAACCGGCTCTGGTGCAGGTGACGTAATCGTAGTAGACGTTGAAAAGATCGGTCCTTTTGTTGCTTCAGGCGGCCTAGTTAACCTTTCTGAAAAATACGGCGCGGATAAATACGCAGAGAGCTTCGCTCCTTACGCGTGGGAGCAAGGTAAAGGCGGTGACGGCGACGTTTACGGCATGCCAGTCGACCTTGGCCCTGGTGTAATGTACTACCGTACTGACATTTTTGAAAAAGCAGGTATCAAACTAGAAGACGCAATCAAAGACTGGGATTCTTACATTGCGGCAGGTAAAACGCTTAAAGAGCAAAACGTTCAGCTAATCGCATCAGCCGCTGACGTAGCTCAAGCGATTATCTTCACAACGGTTCCTGAAGGTGAAGGCTTGTACTTCGACAAAGATGGCAACCCAGTGGTGACGTCTGAGCGTTTCGTTCACGCATTCACAGTAGCAAAAGAGATCCGCGACTCTGGTCTTGATGCGCGCATCACAGCATGGTCGAACGAGTGGTATGAAGGTTTCCGTAACGGTACATTCGCAACTCAGCTATCTGGCGCTTGGCTACTGGGTCACCTAAACAACTGGATTGCTCCTGATACAGCGGGCAGCTGGGGTGTATCTCACCTTCCTGATGGCATCTACGGCAGCTGGGGTGGTTCTTTCCTATCAATCCCAACTCAATCAGCTAACCCAGATGAAGCTTGGAAACTTATCGAGTACATGACAACAAAACGTGATGTACAGCTGAAGCACTTCGAGACTATCGCAGCCTTCCCTGCAAACGTTACGACTTATGATGACCCTATGTTCGAAGAAGGTATCGAATTCCTAGGTGGCCAACAAGCTCGTCTTCTATTTGCCGATGTAGCGAAAAACATCAAGCCGGTTGCACCTGCAAAAGGCGACCACGTAGCTCGCTCAATCATTCTTGAGAATGCGCTAATGGAAGTGCTTGATGAAGGTAAAGACATCAAGGCAGCACTTGCTGATGCAGAGCGTCTAATCAAACGCCGTACACGTAATCTATAA
- a CDS encoding aldose 1-epimerase, with product MFKINIDNPSGLEVINITNPQLGIKLEVIASFGAVINRFVVNNSPFSFVAGYSDHKDLIENHPFFSRSAKLFPFPNRLAHGRYMFSGDSYQLPANFPWSEHAVHGLLYNQAFSIQETHADENQARVTLQFDSSQLKSEGYPFPFRLSVTFTLDTTGLLQCETHVVNTGERAMPYGDAWHPYFNLGVPRDSFTLEMSPCQEWLHVDDLPSGEKRAFSTFTQPKTLDGVELNHCFEFEAPSQGRLTLKRLDGKAQLNYAQQSGYPFVQLYTPNSESSVAIEPMTCPANAFNNGFGLLELEPGQTSSFQWQCQAIYTG from the coding sequence ATGTTCAAAATTAATATAGATAACCCAAGTGGTTTAGAAGTTATAAATATAACGAACCCCCAGTTAGGAATTAAACTGGAAGTTATTGCAAGCTTTGGTGCTGTCATTAATCGCTTTGTTGTTAACAACAGTCCATTCTCATTTGTTGCCGGGTATTCTGATCACAAGGATCTTATTGAAAATCACCCGTTCTTCTCTCGCAGCGCTAAACTTTTTCCTTTTCCAAACCGCCTTGCTCATGGTCGTTACATGTTCTCTGGTGACTCCTATCAGTTACCAGCGAACTTTCCTTGGTCTGAGCATGCCGTGCATGGTTTGCTCTACAACCAAGCGTTTTCTATTCAAGAGACCCACGCTGATGAAAACCAAGCGCGCGTTACTCTGCAATTTGATTCAAGCCAATTGAAATCAGAGGGGTATCCATTTCCATTTCGCTTGAGTGTGACCTTTACGCTCGACACTACGGGTCTATTGCAGTGTGAGACGCATGTCGTTAATACTGGAGAGCGCGCAATGCCATATGGCGATGCATGGCATCCCTACTTTAACTTGGGAGTGCCTCGCGACTCGTTCACCTTAGAGATGTCACCTTGCCAAGAGTGGCTGCATGTTGATGACTTGCCTAGCGGTGAGAAGCGTGCGTTCTCTACGTTTACTCAGCCCAAAACACTTGATGGGGTAGAGCTTAATCATTGCTTTGAGTTTGAAGCCCCATCACAAGGGCGACTGACTCTTAAGCGTCTTGATGGCAAAGCGCAGCTTAACTACGCTCAGCAATCAGGTTATCCATTTGTTCAGCTCTATACTCCTAACTCTGAATCGAGCGTGGCAATAGAGCCGATGACTTGTCCTGCGAATGCGTTTAACAATGGTTTTGGGTTACTGGAACTTGAACCCGGTCAAACGTCTTCTTTCCAATGGCAGTGCCAAGCGATTTATACAGGTTAG
- a CDS encoding ABC transporter ATP-binding protein — protein MAKVEFRNIKKSFGEVEVVKEFDFTVQDGEFVVFLGPSGCGKSTTLRMLAGLESITAGEIYVGEKLMNKVDAKDRDLAMVFQSYALYPHMTVYENIAFALKLKGMPKAEIDEEVRKAAKMLELDALLNRKPKELSGGQRQRVAMGRAMVRTPKVFLFDEPLSNLDAKLRGVMREEIKQLHRELKTTTIYVTHDQIEAMTLADRIVILKDGYVAQVGTPTEVFQRPANKFVAQFIGNPSMNMLDAHLTQKEGEWVVELGDINIPLPERFKALASKNVALHFGVRPTDIHLRAEHVDHDRVLPLPVKIKDKELLGASILLKTEIAGQQLMIETQAAEVDTNEVTLYLDLDAIHLFDSLSEKSLATF, from the coding sequence ATGGCTAAAGTAGAATTCCGTAATATCAAAAAATCATTCGGCGAAGTTGAAGTAGTAAAAGAGTTCGACTTCACAGTACAAGATGGCGAGTTTGTTGTTTTCCTTGGCCCATCAGGCTGTGGTAAGTCAACAACCCTTCGTATGCTAGCTGGCCTAGAAAGCATCACCGCAGGCGAAATCTACGTGGGTGAGAAACTCATGAACAAGGTTGACGCCAAAGACCGCGACCTTGCAATGGTATTCCAAAGCTACGCGCTATACCCACACATGACGGTATACGAGAACATCGCGTTTGCTCTAAAACTCAAAGGGATGCCAAAAGCTGAAATTGATGAAGAGGTGCGCAAAGCTGCGAAAATGCTTGAGCTTGATGCCCTACTCAACCGTAAACCAAAAGAGCTTTCTGGTGGTCAGCGTCAACGTGTGGCAATGGGCCGTGCGATGGTTCGCACACCAAAAGTGTTCCTATTCGATGAGCCGCTATCTAACCTCGATGCAAAACTACGTGGTGTGATGCGTGAAGAGATCAAACAGCTTCACCGTGAGCTTAAAACTACCACCATCTATGTAACACACGACCAAATCGAAGCAATGACACTGGCTGATCGCATTGTGATTCTAAAAGATGGTTATGTCGCACAGGTGGGCACACCAACAGAAGTATTCCAGCGCCCAGCAAACAAGTTTGTGGCGCAGTTCATCGGTAACCCATCAATGAACATGCTTGACGCTCACCTCACTCAAAAAGAAGGCGAATGGGTCGTTGAGCTTGGTGACATCAATATTCCACTACCAGAGCGATTCAAAGCACTCGCATCGAAAAACGTTGCGCTACATTTTGGTGTGCGTCCGACCGATATTCACCTACGTGCTGAACACGTTGACCATGACCGTGTGCTGCCACTTCCAGTCAAGATCAAAGACAAAGAGCTACTAGGTGCGAGCATCCTGCTAAAAACTGAAATTGCAGGACAGCAACTGATGATTGAAACCCAGGCAGCGGAAGTGGACACCAATGAAGTGACGCTTTACCTCGACTTAGATGCGATTCACTTGTTCGACTCGCTAAGCGAAAAGTCTCTGGCAACGTTCTAA
- a CDS encoding LacI family DNA-binding transcriptional regulator produces the protein MATIKDVSEQAGVSQATVSRVINGTSRVSHDKKLKVEKAIKDLGYRPNSIAQALASSRSGSIGVIVPELGGPFYSSILHCIEEKLRQFGYHVIVTAGGNTEKEQRESVEFLLSRRVDALIMHCQQLTDDYLINLEDQGIISVLVNRFVPELKTSCINIDNEHGAELVTDYLIEMGHKKIACITGPLDKSDARGRLQGYRNALENAGIEYDESLVIESGFTEETGISATHKLLRRGCEFTALFAGNDHMAAAAAEVLTDAGYRVPQDISLVGFDDVLFARYLTPSLTTVNFPIEQMSIEAVQLTIQKLHKNKQDVNFRLSPKLVIRDSVNLLPTTL, from the coding sequence GTGGCAACAATCAAGGACGTCTCAGAACAGGCAGGTGTTTCGCAAGCAACAGTCTCGCGAGTTATCAATGGCACTAGCCGTGTGAGCCACGACAAGAAACTAAAAGTTGAAAAGGCAATTAAGGATTTAGGTTACCGCCCTAACTCCATCGCCCAAGCACTGGCATCGAGCCGCAGTGGCAGCATTGGTGTCATCGTTCCCGAGCTTGGTGGCCCTTTCTACTCGAGCATCTTGCACTGTATCGAAGAAAAGCTGCGCCAATTTGGCTATCACGTCATCGTGACTGCTGGCGGAAACACTGAAAAAGAGCAAAGAGAATCGGTTGAATTTTTATTAAGTCGCCGCGTAGATGCACTCATCATGCACTGCCAACAACTGACCGACGACTACCTTATCAACCTCGAAGACCAAGGCATTATCTCGGTTCTGGTCAATCGCTTTGTTCCAGAGTTAAAAACCAGCTGCATCAATATCGACAACGAACACGGTGCAGAGCTAGTTACCGATTACTTAATCGAGATGGGCCACAAAAAAATTGCGTGTATCACTGGCCCTCTTGATAAATCCGACGCTCGAGGTCGCCTACAAGGCTACCGCAATGCATTAGAAAATGCCGGCATCGAATACGACGAATCATTAGTGATTGAGTCAGGATTTACAGAAGAAACAGGGATCAGCGCAACTCATAAGCTGTTGCGCCGAGGGTGCGAGTTCACCGCCCTGTTTGCGGGTAACGACCATATGGCAGCCGCCGCTGCTGAGGTGTTAACCGATGCGGGCTATCGAGTTCCGCAAGATATATCCCTGGTGGGATTTGACGATGTGTTGTTTGCGCGCTACCTAACGCCTTCCCTCACAACCGTCAATTTTCCAATTGAACAGATGAGTATCGAAGCAGTACAGCTCACTATTCAAAAGTTACATAAGAATAAGCAGGACGTGAATTTCCGCCTCTCACCAAAATTGGTGATTCGTGATTCCGTAAACCTCTTACCAACGACTCTATAA